A region of Myxococcales bacterium DNA encodes the following proteins:
- a CDS encoding AI-2E family transporter, whose amino-acid sequence AIIFCYLVFISALVAFFMVFVPRLSKDIARIGKEAPALYTKANDVWIPQLARSLEQRFPSLAPKPVVPEATPLVPEVPLPPNTAFVITPLPDGTFAAQVPPSGVLIRPEPSGGYRVVSAEQPAEAQTLDDKLRGFLQKGMAGLQSQMDDVVRFGQALIGGVIKGIFTFFLVLMIGAFILIDMEKVHAFLRSLFPPNVRDDYDVIIAGIDRGLSGVIRGQLLICLINGIFTYIGLVIFDVKYQLLLSFVAATMSLIPIFGSILSTIPIVLAALVSGDEGIDIARGVVMVAWIVGIHFIEANFLNPKIIGTAAKIHPVLVIFSLILGEKSYGLIGALFAVPVLSIISVVFMFFYRRTWMEGRPTTGAVPIVPAAPPPPAV is encoded by the coding sequence GCGATCATCTTCTGCTACCTGGTCTTCATCAGCGCGCTCGTGGCGTTCTTCATGGTGTTCGTGCCGCGGCTGTCCAAGGACATCGCGCGCATCGGCAAGGAGGCGCCGGCGCTCTACACCAAGGCCAACGACGTCTGGATCCCGCAGCTGGCGCGCAGCCTGGAGCAGCGCTTCCCGTCGCTGGCGCCGAAGCCGGTCGTGCCCGAGGCGACGCCGCTGGTGCCCGAGGTGCCGCTGCCGCCCAACACCGCGTTCGTGATCACGCCGCTGCCTGACGGTACGTTCGCGGCGCAGGTGCCGCCGAGCGGCGTGCTGATCCGGCCCGAGCCCTCCGGCGGCTACCGCGTCGTGTCGGCCGAGCAGCCGGCCGAGGCGCAGACGCTCGACGACAAGCTGCGCGGCTTCCTGCAGAAGGGCATGGCGGGGCTGCAGTCGCAGATGGACGACGTGGTCCGGTTCGGGCAGGCGCTGATCGGCGGCGTCATCAAGGGCATCTTCACGTTCTTCCTCGTGCTGATGATCGGCGCGTTCATCTTGATCGACATGGAAAAGGTCCACGCGTTCCTGCGCAGCCTGTTCCCGCCCAACGTCCGCGACGACTACGACGTGATCATCGCCGGGATCGATCGCGGCCTGTCGGGCGTGATCCGCGGCCAGCTGCTGATCTGCTTGATCAACGGCATCTTCACGTACATCGGGCTGGTGATCTTCGACGTGAAGTACCAGCTGCTCCTGTCGTTCGTCGCCGCGACGATGAGCCTGATCCCGATCTTCGGCTCGATCCTGTCGACGATCCCGATCGTGCTGGCGGCGCTGGTGTCGGGCGACGAGGGCATCGACATCGCCCGCGGCGTCGTCATGGTGGCGTGGATCGTCGGCATCCACTTCATCGAGGCCAACTTCCTCAACCCGAAGATCATCGGCACCGCCGCGAAGATCCACCCGGTGCTGGTGATCTTCTCGTTGATCCTGGGCGAGAAGAGCTACGGGCTCATCGGCGCGCTGTTCGCGGTGCCGGTGCTGTCGATCATCTCGGTCGTGTTCATGTTCTTCTACCGGCGCACGTGGATGGAGGGCCGCCCGACGACCGGCGCGGTCCCGATCGTCCCAGCCGCGCCGCCGCCGCCGGCGGTGTGA
- a CDS encoding methyltransferase domain-containing protein — MDPHVVPILVCPRCQRRGSFTAGRTMRCTCGLTLDTAAGYLDLLAPAGQGEPTVTSSEQRLMESPVVARLYERVWRPTFVRVLAGRGAGAAVGGFAGELFIHKGALALDGAAGPLLDLSCGPGVFSRALAAAAPGALVVGLDISRAMLEVAASRVRGYGNVVLVRADAHKLPFADASFEGVNNAGALHAYDDAEQALREVLRVLKPGGVLVGSTFAQAPTLLGRVTARLAGIRRYDPGELRAQLARLGFAEYEELRLGGAFVFRARRP; from the coding sequence GTGGATCCTCACGTCGTCCCGATCCTCGTGTGTCCCCGCTGCCAGCGCCGCGGGTCCTTCACCGCCGGCCGCACGATGCGGTGCACCTGCGGGCTGACGCTCGACACCGCCGCCGGGTATCTCGATCTGCTGGCGCCGGCCGGGCAGGGTGAGCCGACGGTGACCAGCTCCGAGCAGCGCTTGATGGAGAGCCCGGTCGTGGCCCGCCTCTACGAGCGGGTCTGGCGCCCCACCTTCGTGCGGGTGCTGGCGGGGCGCGGCGCCGGCGCCGCGGTCGGCGGCTTCGCCGGCGAGCTGTTCATCCACAAGGGCGCGCTGGCGCTCGACGGCGCGGCCGGCCCGCTCCTCGATCTGTCGTGCGGCCCCGGCGTGTTCTCGCGGGCCCTGGCGGCCGCCGCGCCGGGCGCGCTGGTGGTCGGGCTCGACATCTCGCGCGCGATGCTCGAGGTCGCGGCCAGCCGGGTGCGCGGCTACGGCAACGTCGTCCTGGTCCGGGCCGACGCCCACAAGCTGCCGTTCGCCGACGCCAGCTTCGAGGGCGTCAACAACGCCGGCGCGCTCCATGCCTACGACGACGCCGAGCAGGCGCTGCGCGAGGTCCTGCGGGTGCTCAAGCCCGGCGGCGTGCTGGTCGGCTCGACCTTCGCGCAGGCGCCGACGCTGCTCGGGCGCGTGACCGCGCGCCTCGCCGGCATCCGCCGCTACGATCCCGGCGAGCTGCGGGCCCAGCTCGCCCGCCTCGGCTTCGCCGAGTACGAGGAGCTCCGCCTCGGCGGCGCCTTCGTCTTCCGCGCCCGCCGCCCCTGA
- the rpsT gene encoding 30S ribosomal protein S20, whose amino-acid sequence MANNPSAEKANRQSIKRRTRNRAAMSALRTAVKKARAAIDGKTDDAVDLRKTAISVIDKAVTRGVLKRNTASRYVSRLATR is encoded by the coding sequence GTGGCCAACAATCCTTCGGCCGAAAAGGCGAATCGTCAGTCCATCAAGCGCCGCACGCGCAATCGTGCGGCCATGTCCGCGCTGCGCACCGCGGTCAAGAAGGCGCGTGCAGCGATCGACGGTAAGACCGACGACGCTGTCGACCTGCGCAAGACCGCGATCTCGGTCATCGATAAGGCGGTGACGCGCGGCGTGCTGAAGCGGAACACCGCTTCGCGCTACGTGTCGCGCCTCGCGACGCGGTAA
- the mazG gene encoding nucleoside triphosphate pyrophosphohydrolase, translating to MTAPGSSLSRLVEIMDRLLAPDGCPWDREQTLASLRPFLVEETYEVLDALERDHVADHREELGDVLMQIVFQAALRRAEGAFAIDDVVAGICDKLVRRHPHVFGAPGASDAQTSAEVLSQWERIKAQEKAAKATTAARTLGGVLGILPALARAQKLGDKAGRVGFDWGGWQGSLAKVREEVDEVAEVAPTAGPAAHHEIGDLLFAVVNLARKLGVDPETALHDASRRFTDRFEFIEDRLAEGGRRPTDSNLDEMDALWNAAKAAGIGRRA from the coding sequence ATGACCGCTCCCGGATCGTCCCTGTCGCGCCTGGTCGAGATCATGGACCGCCTGCTCGCGCCCGACGGCTGCCCGTGGGACCGCGAGCAGACGCTGGCGTCCCTGCGCCCGTTCCTGGTCGAGGAGACCTACGAGGTGCTCGACGCGCTCGAGCGCGACCACGTCGCCGATCACCGCGAGGAGCTGGGCGACGTGCTGATGCAGATCGTCTTCCAGGCCGCGCTGCGGCGGGCCGAGGGCGCGTTCGCGATCGACGACGTCGTCGCCGGGATCTGCGACAAGCTGGTGCGCCGCCACCCCCACGTGTTCGGCGCCCCGGGCGCGTCCGACGCCCAGACCTCGGCCGAGGTGCTGTCCCAGTGGGAGCGCATCAAGGCCCAGGAGAAGGCCGCCAAGGCCACGACGGCCGCCCGCACGCTGGGCGGGGTGCTCGGCATCCTGCCGGCCCTGGCCCGGGCCCAGAAGCTCGGCGACAAGGCCGGCCGGGTCGGCTTCGACTGGGGCGGCTGGCAGGGCTCGCTGGCCAAGGTGCGCGAGGAGGTCGACGAGGTGGCCGAGGTCGCCCCGACCGCGGGCCCGGCCGCGCACCACGAGATCGGCGACCTCCTGTTCGCCGTGGTCAACCTGGCCCGCAAGCTCGGGGTCGACCCCGAGACCGCGCTCCACGACGCCTCGCGCCGCTTCACCGACCGGTTCGAGTTCATCGAGGACCGGCTCGCCGAGGGCGGTCGCCGGCCGACCGACTCGAACCTCGACGAGATGGACGCGCTGTGGAACGCGGCCAAGGCGGCGGGCATCGGCCGGCGCGCGTGA